One part of the Gadus macrocephalus chromosome 8, ASM3116895v1 genome encodes these proteins:
- the LOC132462972 gene encoding major facilitator superfamily domain-containing protein 12-like isoform X1, with product MADRSSLPLRQKLSYAAGHFLNDLCASMWFSYLLVFYHSVLGFQSTYAGVLLLSGQVADGLCTPLIGYESDRTPGCGTYGRRKTWHLVGTVSVVLSFAFVFNQCLGCDAATPQWVSLLYFLPFIVVFQFGWAATQISHLALIPELVSCKHAKVELTAYRYALTVVANMAVYSIAFLLFHFQAGEDDDPALIDSLGPMDIPVFRNLSLIVLAVGSVFSLLFHLGTKEGGGAPGGVGEEEGEGEGERRPLLTGSSSPPPQSLLQWKCWLRQPSFYQVALLYMCTRLIVNLSQTYISMYLINTLGLPKRFIATIPLVMYLSGFLSSFIMKSLSKQIGTAMTYFLGLLLVMAFSYWVLLDDQMGERVYGAAVLLGAGSATILVMSLSMTADLIGDQTQSGAFVYGAMSFTDKVANGAAVMVIQAVHPCHTMVCCPACVWFYHRIMVLVTGGVAAAAALGLCTLLIWPIRIRAVPVVSGLQGQQAEEVASDNASRVN from the exons GCGTGCTGCTGCTGTCGGGGCAGGTGGCGGACGGGCTCTGCACGCCCCTGATCGGCTACGAGTCGGACAGGACGCCGGGCTGCGGGACCTACGGCCGGAGGAAGACCTGGCACCtcgtgg GTACGGTGAGTGTGGTCCTGTCGTTCGCCTTCGTCTTCAACCAGTGCCTAGGCTGCGATGCGGCCACGCCCCAGTGGGTCAGCCTTCTCTACTTCCTGCCCTTCATCGTGGTGTTCCAGTTCGGCTGGGCCGCCACCCAGATCTCCCACCTGGCCCTCATCCCCGAGCTCGTCTCCTGCAAGCATGCCAAAGTGGAGCTCACCGCCTATAG GTACGCCCTCACGGTGGTTGCCAACATGGCCGTCTACTCCATCGCCTTCCTGCTCTTCCACTTCCAGGCAGGAGAGGACGATGACCCCGCCCTCATTGACTCACTGGGACCAATGGACATCCCCGTCTtcagg aacCTGTCCCTCATCGTCCTGGCCGTGGGCTCCGtgttctccctcctcttccacctgggcaccaaggaggggggtggggctccgggaggagtgggggaggaggagggggagggggagggggagaggaggcctCTCCTCactggctcctcctctcctcctcctcagtctctGTTGCAGTGGAAGTGTTGGCTCCGCCAGCCTTCCTTCTACCAG gtggcTCTGCTCTACATGTGCACCAGGCTGATAGTGAACTTATCTCAGACCTACATCTCCATGTATCTCATCAACACCCTGGGTCTGCCCAAg aGGTTCATAGCCACCATTCCTCTGGTCATGTACCTGAGTGGATTCCTGTCGTCGTTCATCATGAAGTCGCTCAGCAAGCAGATCGGAACCGCG ATGACCTACTTCCTGGGCCTGCTGCTCGTGATGGCCTTCTCCTATTGGGTGTTGCTAGACGACCAGATGGGCGAGCGAGTATACGGCGCGGCCGTACtgctgggggcggggtcagcAACCATACTGGTGATGTCACTCTCCATGACCGCTGACCTCATCGGAGACCAGACG caAAGCGGGGCGTTCGTCTACGGCGCAATGAGTTTTACTGACAAGGTGGCCAACGGAGCGGCAGTCATGGTCATCCAGGCGGTGCACCCCTGCca TACGATGGTGTGCTGCCCCGCCTGCGTCTGGTTCTACCACCGCATCATGGTGCTAGTCACCGGGGGCGTggccgccgctgccgccctgGGCCTCTGCACCCTCCTTATCTGGCCAATCAGGATCCGGGCA gtaccggtgGTTTCAGGTCTGCAGGGCCAACAGGCAGAGGAAGTGGCCTCTGATAATGCCTCCAGGGTgaa ctaa
- the LOC132462972 gene encoding major facilitator superfamily domain-containing protein 12-like isoform X2, whose protein sequence is MADRSSLPLRQKLSYAAGHFLNDLCASMWFSYLLVFYHSVLGFQSTYAGVLLLSGQVADGLCTPLIGYESDRTPGCGTYGRRKTWHLVGTVSVVLSFAFVFNQCLGCDAATPQWVSLLYFLPFIVVFQFGWAATQISHLALIPELVSCKHAKVELTAYRYALTVVANMAVYSIAFLLFHFQAGEDDDPALIDSLGPMDIPVFRNLSLIVLAVGSVFSLLFHLGTKEGGGAPGGVGEEEGEGEGERRPLLTGSSSPPPQSLLQWKCWLRQPSFYQVALLYMCTRLIVNLSQTYISMYLINTLGLPKRFIATIPLVMYLSGFLSSFIMKSLSKQIGTAMTYFLGLLLVMAFSYWVLLDDQMGERVYGAAVLLGAGSATILVMSLSMTADLIGDQTQSGAFVYGAMSFTDKVANGAAVMVIQAVHPCHTMVCCPACVWFYHRIMVLVTGGVAAAAALGLCTLLIWPIRIRAGLQGQQAEEVASDNASRVN, encoded by the exons GCGTGCTGCTGCTGTCGGGGCAGGTGGCGGACGGGCTCTGCACGCCCCTGATCGGCTACGAGTCGGACAGGACGCCGGGCTGCGGGACCTACGGCCGGAGGAAGACCTGGCACCtcgtgg GTACGGTGAGTGTGGTCCTGTCGTTCGCCTTCGTCTTCAACCAGTGCCTAGGCTGCGATGCGGCCACGCCCCAGTGGGTCAGCCTTCTCTACTTCCTGCCCTTCATCGTGGTGTTCCAGTTCGGCTGGGCCGCCACCCAGATCTCCCACCTGGCCCTCATCCCCGAGCTCGTCTCCTGCAAGCATGCCAAAGTGGAGCTCACCGCCTATAG GTACGCCCTCACGGTGGTTGCCAACATGGCCGTCTACTCCATCGCCTTCCTGCTCTTCCACTTCCAGGCAGGAGAGGACGATGACCCCGCCCTCATTGACTCACTGGGACCAATGGACATCCCCGTCTtcagg aacCTGTCCCTCATCGTCCTGGCCGTGGGCTCCGtgttctccctcctcttccacctgggcaccaaggaggggggtggggctccgggaggagtgggggaggaggagggggagggggagggggagaggaggcctCTCCTCactggctcctcctctcctcctcctcagtctctGTTGCAGTGGAAGTGTTGGCTCCGCCAGCCTTCCTTCTACCAG gtggcTCTGCTCTACATGTGCACCAGGCTGATAGTGAACTTATCTCAGACCTACATCTCCATGTATCTCATCAACACCCTGGGTCTGCCCAAg aGGTTCATAGCCACCATTCCTCTGGTCATGTACCTGAGTGGATTCCTGTCGTCGTTCATCATGAAGTCGCTCAGCAAGCAGATCGGAACCGCG ATGACCTACTTCCTGGGCCTGCTGCTCGTGATGGCCTTCTCCTATTGGGTGTTGCTAGACGACCAGATGGGCGAGCGAGTATACGGCGCGGCCGTACtgctgggggcggggtcagcAACCATACTGGTGATGTCACTCTCCATGACCGCTGACCTCATCGGAGACCAGACG caAAGCGGGGCGTTCGTCTACGGCGCAATGAGTTTTACTGACAAGGTGGCCAACGGAGCGGCAGTCATGGTCATCCAGGCGGTGCACCCCTGCca TACGATGGTGTGCTGCCCCGCCTGCGTCTGGTTCTACCACCGCATCATGGTGCTAGTCACCGGGGGCGTggccgccgctgccgccctgGGCCTCTGCACCCTCCTTATCTGGCCAATCAGGATCCGGGCAG GTCTGCAGGGCCAACAGGCAGAGGAAGTGGCCTCTGATAATGCCTCCAGGGTgaa ctaa